The following proteins come from a genomic window of Pseudomonadota bacterium:
- a CDS encoding IS110 family transposase, protein MKFYTKQHKYYCGIDLHARKMYVCILNNTGEVKVHKNIKTDPELFLELIASYSEDIVIGVECV, encoded by the coding sequence ATGAAATTTTATACCAAACAGCACAAATATTATTGCGGAATCGATTTACATGCTAGGAAAATGTATGTCTGCATCCTCAATAATACCGGAGAGGTTAAAGTTCACAAGAACATCAAGACTGATCCAGAGTTATTCCTTGAACTGATTGCTTCTTATTCCGAAGATATTGTAATTGGTGTCGAATGCGTT
- a CDS encoding class I SAM-dependent methyltransferase has product MALSEWQYNELQQVGVNYSNFEEVARYDARMQKLRDIKSEILKLVAVTGPTAESTVLEIGIGTGEFAIAVSKLAKKVVAVDVSMAMLDYAKKKAAEKNIHNIEFHHSGFLTFNDSPEQFDIIYTQLALHHLPDFWKFIALKKINTLLKKGGKFFLKDVVYPSNIQNYDIFFAEIIKAVKDSGAAEFMEEYIVHIRDEFSTLDWIMEDILTKSGFAILRADVENSIIYNYLCEKA; this is encoded by the coding sequence ATGGCACTAAGTGAGTGGCAATATAACGAGCTACAGCAAGTTGGGGTGAACTATTCCAACTTCGAAGAAGTGGCCAGGTATGATGCCCGCATGCAGAAATTACGGGACATCAAGTCAGAGATCCTCAAACTCGTCGCAGTTACAGGCCCAACAGCAGAATCCACAGTGCTCGAAATAGGTATTGGAACTGGAGAATTTGCGATAGCTGTCTCGAAATTGGCAAAAAAAGTTGTAGCGGTGGATGTTTCTATGGCCATGCTTGATTATGCTAAGAAAAAAGCTGCCGAAAAAAACATTCATAATATTGAATTTCATCATTCCGGATTTCTCACATTCAATGACTCACCAGAACAATTCGACATCATCTATACCCAACTAGCTCTTCATCACCTCCCGGACTTCTGGAAGTTCATCGCCCTCAAAAAAATAAATACCCTCCTGAAAAAAGGTGGAAAGTTTTTCTTAAAAGACGTCGTCTATCCATCGAACATCCAGAATTATGATATTTTTTTTGCAGAGATCATTAAAGCTGTTAAAGATTCCGGAGCGGCAGAGTTCATGGAGGAATATATCGTTCATATCAGAGACGAGTTTTCCACGCTGGATTGGATCATGGAAGATATCTTAACAAAATCAGGTTTTGCCATCCTAAGAGCAGATGTAGAAAATAGTATTATTTATAACTATTTATGTGAAAAAGCATAA